From the Theobroma cacao cultivar B97-61/B2 chromosome 2, Criollo_cocoa_genome_V2, whole genome shotgun sequence genome, one window contains:
- the LOC18606992 gene encoding myb-related protein 308 produces MVHHCCNKQKVKRGLWSPEEDEKLVRYITTHGHASWSSVPKLAGLQRCGKSCRLRWINYLRPDLKRGSFTPQEERIIIDVHRILGNRWAQIAKHLPGRTDNEVKNFWNSCIKKKLIAQGLDPNTHNLLSNPIYNINGSSNYGKSSCKLSSCVYDEQPTFRSTVISVVGNDDSYPVDMKPPSLITSPPAASSVPVPVPAPPDDGYYSQSCSTLLHEGISTIPTGEFQDQKRDIVQTIREQNPHASKESPRRSSWESLLIPFSSTHPSYHQPGLGRSDCMWEWDGIEPTENKALVLHRKQQAVANPPEQRVCEVEIEKRKDYYFSGAQDKEMEASFESYCNFEFDTLVSYGI; encoded by the exons ATGGTCCATCACTGCTGCAACAAACAGAAAGTCAAGAGAGGGCTGTGGTCTCCCGAGGAAGATGAGAAGCTAGTCAGATACATAACCACCCATGGCCATGCTTCTTGGAGTTCTGTTCCAAAACTAGCAG GCTTGCAGAGGTGTGGTAAGAGCTGCAGACTGAGGTGGATAAACTACTTGAGGCCGGATCTCAAAAGGGGTTCATTTACTCCACAAGAAGAGAGGATTATCATTGATGTTCATAGAATACTAGGCAATAGATGGGCTCAGATAGCTAAGCACTTGCCAGGTAGGACAGACAACGAGGTCAAGAACTTCTGGAATTCATGCATCAAGAAGAAGCTTATCGCACAGGGGTTAGATCCCAACACTCACAACCTCCTTTCTAATCCAATTTATAACATTAATGGGAGTAGTAATTATGGCAAAAGTTCATGCAAGCTCTCCAGCTGTGTCTATGATGAACAACCAACCTTCAGGAGTACTGTAATTTCAGTAGTAGGGAATGATGATTCTTATCCGGTAGATATGAAACCACCTTCCCTGATCACTAGTCCACCAGCTGCTTCATCAGTTCCAGTTCCAGTTCCGGCTCCTCCTGACGATGGTTATTATAGCCAGTCTTGTTCAACATTATTGCATGAAGGTATCTCAACCATACCAACCGGTGAATTCCAAGACCAAAAGCGTGACATAGTTCAGACAATCCGAGAACAAAATCCGCATGCTTCAAAGGAATCGCCGAGGCGATCGTCCTGGGAAAGCCTACTCATCCCATTCTCCTCTACTCATCCTTCATACCATCAACCTGGGTTGGGGCGCAGTGATTGCATGTGGGAATGGGATGGTATTGAACCCACAGAAAATAAAGCACTAGTATTGCACAGGAAACAACAAGCAGTAGCCAATCCACCAGAGCAGAGGGTTTGCGAAGTGGAAATTGAAAAACGAAAGGACTACTACTTCAGCGGAGCTCAGGATAAGGAAATGGAAGCTtcatttgagagttattgtaACTTTGAGTTTGATACGTTAGTGTCCTATGGAATATAA
- the LOC18606993 gene encoding pentatricopeptide repeat-containing protein At1g33350: MVQPTMPPYSYCGLFRSTIRPFNSWALALKNASSPLKALDLYSQMHRRSIPFDSFSILLTLNSCAPLHNSNLIAHLHSHILKLGFISHIYVATSLLHAYVLASFDYARKLFDETPERNVVTWNTMITGYSRSGDINKAHALFEAMPLRNVASWSAMIAAFMNNGKLNSGFSCFREMVASERYKPDQLTVGLALGGCAHMGSLGLLVGKSVHGFIVKNGWGLDVKIGTILVDMYAKCGLLKLACIVFNLMQQRNVMTWTALICGFAQHGYSEEALSFFEAMQDMGVRPNELTFTGILNACALKGLVEEGRKYFNMIERNGLEARIQHYGCMVDLFGKVGLLEEAYQVITTMKVEPNVVIWGSFLSGCKEHRQFEMAERVTEQVLEMIEPESDAGVYSLICDLYVLNGKWDDAERVRKVMVDQNVRKARGSSFITSC, encoded by the coding sequence ATGGTCCAACCGACAATGCCCCCATATTCTTATTGTGGCCTCTTTAGATCTACTATCAGACCATTCAATTCATGGGCTTTGGCCTTGAAAAATGCTTCCTCTCCTCTCAAAGCCTTGGACCTTTACTCCCAAATGCACCGCCGATCAATTCCCTTTGATAGTTTCTCGATACTTCTCACGCTCAACTCCTGTGCCCCTCTGCACAATTCTAACCTCATTGCCCACCTCCACTCCCATATCCTCAAACTGGGCTTCATTTCCCACATCTACGTTGCCACTTCTCTACTCCATGCATATGTCCTCGCTTCCTTCGATTACGCACGTAAACTGTTCGATGAAACGCCTGAAAGAAACGTCGTCACCTGGAATACCATGATAACTGGCTATTCAAGGTCTGGGGACATAAACAAAGCTCATGCACTTTTTGAGGCAATGCCTTTGAGGAATGTTGCTTCTTGGTCTGCCATGATTGCGGCTTTTATGAATAATGGGAAACTGAATTCTGGGTTCTCATGTTTTCGAGAAATGGTAGCGAGTGAGAGGTACAAACCTGACCAACTGACAGTGGGATTGGCTCTAGGGGGGTGCGCTCACATGGGTTCTCTTGGATTATTGGTGGGAAAATCGGTTCATGGGTTTATAGTTAAAAATGGGTGGGGCTTGGATGTCAAAATTGGCACAATTTTGGTTGATATGTATGCCAAGTGTGGTTTACTGAAGCTTGCTTGCATAGTTTTCAACTTGATGCAACAAAGGAATGTAATGACTTGGACGGCATTGATTTGTGGATTTGCACAACATGGCTATAGTGAGGAAgcactttctttctttgaggCCATGCAAGACATGGGAGTAAGGCCTAATGAGTTGACTTTTACGGGAATTCTCAATGCATGTGCGCTTAAAGGCTTAGTAGAGGAGGGCCGCAAGTATTTCAACATGATTGAACGGAATGGTTTGGAGGCAAGAATTCAGCATTATGGGTGCATGGTTGACTTGTTCGGTAAAGTAGGGTTACTGGAAGAAGCTTATCAGGTTATTACGACCATGAAGGTGGAACCCAATGTTGTTATCTGGGGATCCTTCTTGTCGGGTTGTAAGGAGCACAGGCAGTTTGAGATGGCTGAGAGGGTGACTGAGCAAGTGTTGGAAATGATCGAGCCAGAGAGCGATGCAGGGGTTTACTCTCTTATATGTGATTTATATGTGTTGAATGGAAAATGGGATGATGCAGAAAGAGTTAGGAAAGTAATGGTTGATCAAAATGTGAGGAAGGCCAGGGGCTCTAGTTTTATAACAAGTTGCTGA
- the LOC18606994 gene encoding uncharacterized protein LOC18606994: MAKSMRSKREKRLRAIRREIVEPFYQKKDDAKLAAQEAALAAPKMPALAPTPASASSTRMQVEEQVAAPNSTTTNLNLMEVEMADNDQSKAKASLKPAGGIGKKSKKKLKLSKKKRRGKGKIGGKRNL, encoded by the exons atggcGAAGTCGATGAGATCGAAAAGAGAGAAGAGGCTGAGAGCCATAAGGAGGGAGATCGTGGAGCCCTTCTACCAGAAGAAGGATGATGCCAAGCTGGCTGCCCAAGAAGCTGCCCTGGCTGCTCCTAAGATGCCAGCCCTTGCCCCAACCCCGGCCTCTGCTTCTTCTACTCGTATGCAAGTAGAAGAACAAGTAGCCGCACCCAATTCAACAACAACCAATCTCAATCTCATGG AAGTGGAGATGGCTGACAATGATCAAAGCAAGGCCAAGGCCTCCTTGAAACCTGCCGGTGGAATAGGGAAGAAGTCTAAAAAGAAGTTAAAACTCAGCAAAAAGAAGCGCCGTGGTAAGGGCAAGATCGGGGGGAAGCGTAATCTTTGA
- the LOC18606995 gene encoding probable LRR receptor-like serine/threonine-protein kinase At4g36180: MADFNSIHRLLVSYLLFLLLLNSNSRLVVCSADVNCTDAERRALVGLREGLTDPSGRLSSWVGLDCCTWKGIKCHNQTGRVTKLDLRNPYQLINGGAGDPTAYKRSCLGGEINHSLLHLEYLTYLDLSLNDFEGFEIPDFFGHLRNLRYLNLSFASFAGEIPPCLGNLTSLQYLDLYADSYSSTGLRELRSGSLKWLSDLSSLKYLNLGFAKLDSIGENWLQIFNMLPSLVDLRLHWCELKGLPLSLPSINFTSLSVLDLSENSFNSVVPQWLFNLTDLTELYLTWDFFSGSIPAEFANLKNLQVLDLSDNLNLEGQIPGLFGNLSKLQILDLSSNNFHGEIHELFSGFSSDPNNKLESLDLSSNSLIGELPESLGLLKHLQHLYLSGNSFWGSIPSSIGSLPALRKLDLSYNMMNGTIPESFGQLSQLVEMNLVANSWKGILKEAHLMNLRRLKHVRLTTDPSRSLAFRVSYKWFPPFKLKSIQLENCMVGPSFPVWVQVQNDLNSVILKNVGISDSIPGKWFSEVSAQVTYLVLSQNQIRGKLPPQLQFPYLNVVDLSSNYFEGPLPPWSTNATDVFLQENSFSGPIPENIGVLMPRLQKLYVSRNNLSGRIPSSMCDLEALQILSLRNNKFSGELPNCWYRSLTLWGIDISSNSLTGNIPSSFGFLSSLSVLLLSNNNLEGEIPSSLQNCSGLTSMDLGGNKFLGSLPWWVEKLSSFFMLRLGSNFISGPIPDQFCNLQNFHILDLSHNKISGSIPKCIGNLTALVHGKSSEVFEGLIKVVTRGRDPEYSSVEASMNSIDLSGNYLAGEIPDEIRSLSALRILNLSSNFLSKSIAEKIGNLQLLESLDLSHNHLSGAIPQSLTSLASLTRLNLSYNNFSGRIPLLPKFNDSSIYDGNPLLCGAPLPTKCPDK; encoded by the coding sequence ATGGCTGATTTCAACTCAATTCATCGTCTCCTTGTTTCATATTTGCTCTTTCTCCTTCTCCTCAATTCAAATTCACGACTTGTCGTCTGCTCCGCTGATGTCAACTGCACAGACGCCGAAAGAAGAGCACTTGTTGGCCTCAGAGAAGGTCTCACCGACCCTTCCGGCAGGCTCTCTTCCTGGGTGGGCCTAGATTGTTGCACATGGAAAGGCATCAAATGCCACAACCAAACAGGACGTGTCACCAAGCTCGACCTTAGAAATCCGTATCAGTTAATCAATGGTGGAGCAGGTGATCCAACAGCATATAAACGCTCCTGTTTGGGAGGTGAGATCAACCATTCTTTGCTCCACTTGGAATATCTGACTTATCTGGACCTTAGCCTGAATGATTTTGAAGGATTTGAAATTCCCGACTTCTTTGGCCATCTCCGAAATTTGAGATATCTCAATCTCTCATTTGCTTCATTTGCTGGAGAGATTCCTCCTTGTCTAGGGAATTTGACAAGCTTGCAGTATCTGGACCTCTATGCAGACTCGTACAGCAGTACAGGCCTCAGGGAATTACGTTCAGGGAGTCTGAAATGGCTTTCAGATCTCTCttctttaaaatatctaaaccTGGGATTTGCCAAACTCGATAGCATAGGTGAGAATTGGCTGCAAATATTTAATATGCTTCCTTCCTTGGTAGACTTACGCTTGCACTGGTGTGAACTTAAAGGTCTCCCATTGTCATTACCATCCATTAACTTCACCTCACTTTCAGTTCTTGATTTGTCAGAGAATTCTTTTAATTCTGTTGTTCCCCAATGGTTGTTCAATCTCACCGATCTCACAGAACTGTATCTGACATGGGACTTTTTCAGCGGTTCAATTCCTGCTGAATTTGCAAACCTGAAAAATCTCCAAGTCCTTGATTTGTCTGATAATTTGAACCTCGAGGGTCAAATTCCTGGATTATTTGGAAATCTTAGCAAACTGCAGATTCTAGATCTTTCTTCAAACAATTTCCATGGTGAGATTCATGAACTTTTTAGTGGTTTCTCAAGTGACCCAAACAATAAGTTAGAGTCACTTGATCTAAGTTCCAACTCATTGATTGGGGAACTGCCCGAGTCCTTAGGATTGCTTAAACACTTACAACACCTATACCTCTCTGGCAACTCTTTCTGGGGCTCAATTCCATCATCTATTGGAAGCTTGCCAGCGCTGAGAAAATTAGACCTGTCATATAATATGATGAATGGTACAATTCCTGAAAGCTTTGGGCAACTCTCACAGCTAGTTGAAATGAACCTTGTCGCAAATTCTTGGAAGGGTATCTTGAAAGAAGCCCACCTCATGAATCTCAGAAGATTAAAGCATGTTCGTCTCACAACAGACCCTTCAAGGTCCTTGGCTTTCCGTGTGTCCTACAAGTGGTTTCCTCCTTTCAAACTTAAGTCTATCCAACTTGAGAACTGCATGGTAGGCCCCTCATTTCCAGTATGGGTTCAAGTTCAAAATGATCTTAACTCTGTCATCTTAAAAAATGTTGGAATATCTGACTCCATACCAGGGAAATGGTTTTCAGAAGTGTCTGCTCAAGTCACTTATTTGGTTCTATCCCAAAACCAAATCAGGGGGAAGTTGCCGCCCCAGTTACAATTTCCATATTTAAACGTCGTTGATCTGAGTTCTAATTACTTTGAGGGTCCTCTCCCGCCTTGGTCTACTAACGCAACCGATGTATTCCTTCaagaaaattcattttcagGGCCAATACCTGAAAACATTGGGGTCTTGATGCCACGGCTGCAGAAATTATACGTTTCTAGGAATAATCTGAGTGGTAGAATCCCATCATCCATGTGTGACCTCGAGGCGCTGCAAATTTTATCCCTTAGAAACAACAAGTTTTCTGGAGAACTCCCCAACTGTTGGTATCGATCATTAACGTTATGGGGCATTGATATATCAAGTAATAGTTTGACTGGAAACATCCCAAGTTCCTTTGGTTTCCTATCTTCTCTAAGTGTGCTGCTGTTGAGCAACAACAACCTGGAAGGGGAGATCCCATCTTCGTTGCAAAATTGCTCCGGTTTGACAAGCATGGACCTTGGAGGTAATAAATTTTTAGGGAGTCTACCTTGGTGGGTTGAAAAATTATCGTCCTTTTTCATGCTTCGTCTCGGCTCAAACTTTATCAGTGGGCCGATACCTGACCAGTTCTGTaaccttcaaaattttcacataTTAGATCTTTCCCACAACAAAATTTCAGGGTCCATTCCCAAGTGTATTGGTAATCTGACCGCACTAGTCCATGGTAAGAGCAGCGAGGTATTTGAAGGGCTAATAAAGGTGGTAACAAGAGGAAGAGATCCCGAATATAGCAGCGTTGAGGCAAGTATGAACAGCATTGACCTTTCGGGGAATTACCTTGCAGGAGAAATCCCTGATGAGATCAGAAGCCTTTCTGCACTGCGCATCTTGAATTTGTCAAGTAATTTCCTGAGCAAGAGCATTGCTGAGAAAATTGGAAACTTGCAACTGCTGGAGTCGCTTGATCTGTCACACAACCATCTTTCAGGGGCAATCCCGCAAAGCTTGACATCTCTGGCTTCTTTGACTCGATTAAACCTGTCATACAACAACTTTTCTGGAAGGATCCCTCTCCTCCCAAAATTCAATGATTCCTCCATTTATGATGGGAATCCATTGCTATGCGGGGCTCCACTTCCAACCAAGTGCCCAGACAAATAG
- the LOC18606996 gene encoding vacuolar-sorting receptor 7, whose amino-acid sequence MMTCICMVRYFKKLSALFLAFILVLSRVSARFVVEKNNIRVLSPLSLRAKHDGAIGNFGIPDYGGFIIGSVVYPDKGANGCEPFDGVTFKSKLPRPTVLLLDRGECFFALKVWHGQQAGAAAVLVADSIDEPLITMDSPEESSDANEYVEKIGIPSALIEKSFGDSLKEALKKGEDVVVKMDWRESVPHPDQRVEYELWTNSNDECGTRCDEQMNFVKNFKGHAQILERGGYTLFTPHYITWFCPPAFVFSSQCKSQCINHGRYCAPDPEQDFGEGYQGKDVVFENLRQLCVHRVANESKRSWIWWDYVTDFHIRCSMKEKRYSKECAEAVMRSLDLPIETIKKCMGDPEADVENEVLKTEQERQVGRGSRGDVTILPTLVINNAQYRGKLDRTAVLKAICAGFKETTEPPVCLSSDLETNECLERNGGCWHDKRANITACKDTFRGRVCECPTVKGVQYRGDGYVSCEAFGPARCTINNGGCWSETKNGLTFSACSENQLKGCQCPQGFRGDGHNCEDINECKERSACKCDGCSCKNTWGSYECKCKGDLLYIREQDACIERNGSRFGWFLTFLVLAAVAGIGLVGYIFYKYRLRSYMDSEIMAIMSQYMPLDSQHNNEVPSEAQPLRQGSTA is encoded by the exons ATGATGACATGCATATGCATGGTTCGATATTTCAAGAAACTTAGTGCTCTGTTCTTAGCATTCATCCTTGTGCTGAGCAGAGTGTCTGCAAGGTTTGTTGTGGAGAAGAATAACATCAGAGTGCTATCTCCGTTGAGTCTGCGAGCAAAGCATGACGGTGCGATAGGTAACTTTGGAATACCAGACTACGGAGGGTTCATTATTGGCTCAGTGGTTTATCCAGACAAAGGGGCTAATGGCTGTGAACCCTTTGATGGCGTGACCTTCAAGTCCAAGCTTCCTCGCCCCACCGTTCTCCTCCTCGATCGTGGAG AGTGTTTCTTTGCCTTGAAGGTATGGCATGGCCAACAAGCTGGTGCTGCAGCAGTATTGGTGGCTGATAGCATAGATGAACCTCTAATAACAATGGATTCTCCCGAGGAAAGCAGTGATGCAAATGAGTATGTGGAGAAGATTGGAATTCCATCAGCTTTGATAGAAAAGTCTTTTGGTGACAGCCTGAAGGAGGCCCTGAAGAAGGGTGAAGATGTTGTGGTAAAAATGGACTGGAGGGAGTCAGTGCCCCATCCTGACCAGAGAGTTGAATATGAGCTTTGGACGAATAGCAATGATGAGTGTGGGACTCGTTGTGATGAGCAGATGAATTTTGTAAAGAATTTCAAGGGCCACGCGCAGATACTTGAAAGAGGGGGTTACACTTTGTTCACACCACATTACATAACTTGGTTTTGTCCACCGGCTTTTGTTTTTAGCAGTCAATGCAAGTCTCAGTGCATAAACCATGGAAGATATTGTGCTCCTGACCCAGAACAAGATTTTGGAGAGGGATATCAAGGAAAGGATGTGGTGTTTGAGAACTTGAGACAGCTCTGTGTGCACAGAGTTGCCAATGAGAGCAAGAGGTCTTGGATTTGGTGGGATTACGTGACAGATTTCCATATCAGGTGCTCCATGAAAGAGAAGAGATATAGCAAAGAATGTGCTGAGGCTGTCATGCGCTCACTTG ATTTACCAattgagacaattaaaaagtgCATGGGTGATCCTGAAGCCGATGTCGAGAATGAAGTCCTGAAAACTGAGCAAGAACGTCAG GTTGGCCGAGGTTCTCGTGGTGATGTTACCATTTTGCCAACATTGGTTATCAACAATGCTCAATATCGAG GAAAATTGGACAGAACTGCTGTGCTTAAGGCCATCTGTGCTGGATTCAAGGAGACCACAGAACCTCCAGTTTGTTTAAGTTCAG ATCTTGAAACCAATGAGTGCCTCGAAAGAAATGGTGGTTGTTGGCATGATAAACGAGCTAACATAACTGCATGCAAG GACACATTCAGGGGAAGAGTGTGCGAGTGCCCCACTGTGAAGGGCGTGCAGTACAGAGGAGATGGATACGTATCTTGCGAAG CTTTTGGACCTGCGAGATGTACAATTAACAACGGAGGTTGCTGGTCTGAAACAAAAAATGGATTAACTTTCTCAGCTTGCTCA GAAAACCAGTTAAAAGGTTGTCAGTGTCCACAAGGCTTCCGAGGGGATGGTCATAATTGTGAAG ATATCAATGAATGCAAGGAACGAAGTGCTTGCAAGTGTGATGGTTGCTCCTGTAAAAACACTTGGGGTTCATATGAGTGCAAGTGTAAAGGTGACCTTCTGTACATAAGGGAGCAAGATGCTTGCATTG AGAGAAATGGATCACGCTTTGGGTGGTTCCTCACCTTCTTGGTCCTGGCAGCTGTGGCGGGCATTGGTTTAGTTGGCTATATATTCTACAAATATAGGCTCCGG TCTTACATGGACTCAGAGATCATGGCAATCATGTCGCAATACATGCCGCTTGACAGTCAACATAACAATGAAGTTCCTAGCGAGGCGCAACCATTGCGACAAGGCTCAACAGCATAA
- the LOC18606997 gene encoding pentatricopeptide repeat-containing protein At1g12300, mitochondrial, with translation MKTLKLQQFQFLLPAIAASKTQPSKQQIFSSSFSAIPNLTDTYLNTRPKNFPTLSQEQVSKINLLIPRLCLSNHLTTAIQLTTTALLTNAPPNPKSLSVSILIHSLTLQPDLKLSMSLLTRLNHIPQAHPHLTPVSTMLIASYLKKGRHKDALKVYNWMRRPGSPCTVDKDAYGILVGGFCASGVVLEGLMVLRDMLKVHLLPGEGLRKKVVRSLLREARVREAKAFEELLPCVACVGALNKVLDLLDHLIGNWTQ, from the coding sequence ATGAAGACTTTGAAACTGCAGCAGTTTCAGTTCCTTCTCCCTGCCATAGCAGCTTCGAAAACCCAACCAtctaaacaacaaattttctCATCTTCCTTTTCAGCTATACCAAATCTAACTGATACTTATCTAAACACAAGACCCAAAAATTTTCCGACACTAAGCCAGGAACAAGTCTCCAAAATCAACCTCCTAATTCCACGTCTCTGCCTCTCTAACCACCTGACAACCGCAATCCAGCTAACCACCACCGCACTACTCACTAACGCTCCCCCGAATCCCAAGTCCCTCTCTGTTTCCATTCTCATCCACTCCCTCACTCTCCAGCCTGACTTGAAACTATCCATGTCACTCTTGACCCGCCTCAACCACATCCCACAAGCTCACCCACATCTAACGCCCGTCTCCACCATGCTCATTGCTTCTTATCTCAAAAAGGGTAGGCATAAAGATGCCTTAAAAGTATACAACTGGATGCGGAGGCCTGGCTCTCCTTGTACGGTAGATAAGGATGCCTATGGGATTTTGGTTGGTGGGTTCTGTGCTAGCGGCGTTGTTCTTGAGGGCTTGATGGTTTTGAGGGATATGTTAAAGGTCCATCTGTTGCCAGGGGAAGGCCTCAGAAAAAAGGTGGTTAGGAGTTTGCTGAGAGAGGCTAGAGTTAGGGAGGCAAAGGCATTTGAAGAGCTTTTGCCTTGTGTTGCATGTGTTGGAGCTCTCAACAAGGTGTTGGATTTGTTGGATCACCTTATCGGAAATTGGACACAATAG
- the LOC18606998 gene encoding pentatricopeptide repeat-containing protein At3g57430, chloroplastic codes for MSSHSPVLPSSAIAPPPTPIPSIQTHQPIPTKTRSLSQGSWTESLRSNTRSNRFHQAILTYVSMSSSGIPPDHFAFPAVLKAVTALHDLALGKQIHAQVLKFGYGFGTSSVTVANTLVNFYGKCGDIWDVYKVFDRIHQRDTVSWNSFISAFCRLEDWEAALEAFRLMLLDNVEPSSFTLVSIAHACSNLPSRDGLHLGKQLHAYSLRIGDAKTFTYNALMTMYSKRGHLNDAKVLFELFKERDLISWNTMLSSLSQNDKFTEALLLLHRMVLEGLKPDGVTIASVLPACSHLELLDIGKQLHAYALRHDILIDNSFVGSALVDMYCNCRKAQSGRQVFDCVIDKKTGLWNAMITGYSQNEHDEDALILFIEMEAVAGLCPNATTMASIVPACVRSEAFVHKQGIHGYVVKRGLASDPYVQNALMDMYCRMGKIQISKTIFDNMEVRDIVSWNTMITGYVICGHHDNALLLLHEMQRVEQEKSADYYEDEKRIPLKPNSITLMTVLPGCATLSALSKGKEIHAYAIRNMLASDVGVGSALVDMYAKCGCLNFCRKVFDIIPLRNVITWNVIIMAYGMHGKGAEALELFNCMVAEASKVKEVKPNEVTFIAIFAACSHSGMVREGQNLFYRMKDEYGIEPTPDHYACIVDLLGRAGQVEESYQLINTMPSQFDKAGAWSSLLGSCRIHQNVEIGEIAARNLFYLEPDVASHYVLLSNIYSSAQLWDKANDVRKKMKEMGVRKEPGCSWIEFGDEVHKFLAGDASHAQSGQLHKFLETLSEKMRKEGYVPDTSCVLHNVDEEEKETLLCGHSEKLAIAYGLLNYPPGTTIRVAKNLRVCNDCHEATKYISRITDREIILRDVRRFHHFRNGRCSCGDYW; via the coding sequence ATGTCCTCTCACAGCCCTGTCCTCCCTTCATCTGCTATTGCTCCTCCTCCAACTCCAATCCCGTCCATCCAAACCCACCAACCCATTCCCACTAAGACCCGCTCTCTGTCTCAGGGCTCATGGACCGAATCTCTGAGATCAAATACCCGATCCAACCGGTTCCACCAAGCCATTTTAACCTATGTCAGCATGTCTTCCTCCGGTATCCCACCCGATCACTTCGCTTTCCCCGCTGTCCTCAAGGCCGTCACGGCTCTTCACGACTTGGCCTTGGGAAAACAGATTCATGCTCAAGTTCTCAAATTTGGGTACGGCTTTGGAACGTCCTCCGTCACCGTGGCCAATACCCTGGTCAATTTCTACGGTAAATGTGGGGACATTTGGGATGTGTACAAGGTGTTTGACAGAATTCACCAGAGAGATACCGTTTCTTGGAACTCATTCATTTCCGCATTCTGTCGGCTTGAGGACTGGGAGGCTGCATTAGAGGCCTTTAGGTTAATGCTCCTGGATAATGTGGAGCCTAGCTCATTTACGCTGGTGAGCATCGCGCATGCTTGTTCAAATTTGCCCAGCCGTGACGGCTTACATCTTGGAAAGCAGCTTCATGCATACAGTTTAAGAATAGGCGATGCAAAGACCTTTACTTATAATGCTTTGATGACTATGTATTCCAAACGAGGACATCTCAACGATGCTAAGGTGTTGTTTGAGTTGTTTAAGGAGCGTGATTTAATTTCATGGAACACCATGTTGAGCTCCTTATCTCAAAATGATAAGTTTACAGAAGCATTACTGTTATTACACCGCATGGTTCTTGAAGGTCTCAAACCTGACGGCGTCACAATTGCAAGCGTGCTTCCCGCTTGCTCACACTTGGAACTGTTAGACATTGGGAAACAGCTTCATGCGTATGCCTTGAGacatgatattttgattgacAATTCTTTTGTTGGCAGTGCTTTGGTTGATATGTATTGCAATTGCAGAAAGGCTCAAAGTGGTCGTCAAGTTTTTGATTGTGTCATAGATAAAAAAACTGGTCTTTGGAATGCTATGATCACTGGATATTCACAAAATGAGCATGATGAGGACGCCTTGATACTCTTCATTGAAATGGAAGCAGTTGCTGGGCTCTGTCCCAATGCCACCACCATGGCCAGCATTGTGCCTGCATGCGTGCGCAGTGAAGCATTTGTTCACAAACAAGGAATTCATGGGTACGTAGTGAAGAGAGGTTTGGCAAGTGACCCCTATGTGCAAAATGCACTTATGGATATGTACTGTAGAATGGGGAAGATACAAATTTCCAAAACTATATTTGACAACATGGAAGTCAGAGATATTGTGTCTTGGAACACAATGATAACTGGTTATGTTATTTGTGGGCATCATGATAATGCACTTCTTCTGCTACATGAGATGCAAAGAGTTGAACAAGAGAAGAGTGCGGATTATTATGAGGATGAGAAAAGAATTCCTCTTAAACCTAATTCTATAACCCTTATGACTGTCCTTCCTGGTTGTGCCACCTTGTCTGCACTGTCAAAGGGAAAAGAGATCCATGCATATGCCATTAGAAACATGTTGGCATCAGATGTTGGGGTTGGAAGTGCATTGGTAGACATGTATGCAAAATGTGGCTGCTTGAATTTTTGTAGAAAAGTTTTTGATATCATTCCCCTCAGAAATGTAATCACCTGGAATGTCATTATTATGGCTTACGGCATGCATGGCAAGGGAGCAGAAGCCTTGGAGTTGTTCAACTGTATGGTGGCAGAAGCATCTAAGGTTAAGGAAGTCAAGCCTAATGAAGTTACTTTTATTGCTATATTTGCAGCATGTAGTCACTCAGGGATGGTAAGAGAAGGCCAAAACTTGTTTTATAGAATGAAGGATGAGTACGGGATCGAACCTACACCAGATCACTATGCTTGCATTGTGGATTTGCTTGGCCGAGCTGGTCAAGTTGAGGAATCATATCAATTGATCAATACCATGCCCTCTCAATTTGACAAGGCTGGTGCTTGGAGTAGTTTGCTTGGTTCTTGTCGAATTCAccaaaatgttgaaattgggGAAATCGCAGCAAGAAATCTCTTCTACCTAGAACCTGATGTGGCAAGCCACTATGTTCTGCTCTCCAATATATACTCATCAGCTCAACTGTGGGACAAGGCAAATGATGTTCGGAAGAAGATGAAGGAAATGGGGGTAAGAAAAGAACCAGGGTGTAGCTGGATTGAGTTTGGTGATGAGGTTCATAAGTTTTTAGCTGGCGATGCATCACACGCACAAAGTGGACAACTACATAAATTCCTTGAAACCCTCTCGGAGAAGATGAGAAAGGAGGGGTACGTGCCTGATACTTCTTGTGTACTTCATAATGTTGATGAGGAGGAGAAAGAAACTTTGCTTTGTGGGCATAGTGAGAAACTGGCAATAGCCTATGGTCTTCTCAACTACCCTCCTGGTACCACAATTAGAGTAGCAAAGAACCTCAGAGTTTGCAATGATTGCCATGAGGCTACTAAGTACATCTCAAGGATAACAGATAGGGAAATTATCCTAAGAGACGTGAGGAGGTTCCATCATTTCAGGAATGGAAGATGTTCCTGTGGGGATTATTGGTGA